The following coding sequences are from one Lolium rigidum isolate FL_2022 chromosome 6, APGP_CSIRO_Lrig_0.1, whole genome shotgun sequence window:
- the LOC124668434 gene encoding NDR1/HIN1-like protein 2, producing MSSNGKPNPQPPAAAAATNGAGAGGAPKMYQRPIYRPQGPAKGRRGGGGRSSCRFSCCCCFFWAVLVVLLLALVAAVAGGAFYLLYRPHRPAFTLSVARVNKLSLSSSATAPALTDSIDFTLTAKNPNKKLVYLYDDFTVTAATAANAVPLGEATVPGFAHEANNITVIKATVSAAALGVDPTAASSDIKKSGTFAITLDLETKAGVKVGGLRTKKIGIQVHCDGIKVAAPAPAPAKKGVKLTTAKAPAKSPAVVEAPAPSTAAADDATTSPPAATTVARVCQVRIRVKIWKWTF from the coding sequence ATGTCTTCCAACGGCAAGCCCAATCCGCAGCcgccggccgctgccgccgccaccaacgggGCTGGCGCCGGCGGTGCGCCCAAGATGTACCAGCGCCCCATCTACCGCCCGCAGGGCCCCGCCAAGGGCCGCCGCGGCGGGGGCGGGCGCTCCTCCTGCCGcttcagctgctgctgctgcttcttctGGGCCGTGCTCGTCGTGCTCCTcctcgccctcgtcgccgccgtcgccggcggcgccttctACCTCCTCTACCGCCCCCACCGCCCGGCCTTCACCCTCTCCGTCGCGCGCGTCAACAAGCTCAGCCTCTCCAGCTCCGCCACGGCGCCCGCGCTCACCGACTCCATCGACTTCACGCTCACCGCCAAGAACCCCAACAAGAAGCTCGTCTACCTCTACGACGACTTCACCGTCACCGCGGCCACGGCCGCCAACGCCGTGCCGCTCGGGGAGGCGACCGTGCCAGGGTTCGCGCACGAGGCCAACAACATCACCGTCATCAAGGCCACCGTCTCCGCCGCCGCGCTCGGGGTCGACCCTACCGCGGCTAGCTCCGACATCAAGAAGTCCGGCACCTTCGCAATCACCCTCGACCTGGAGACCAAGGCGGGTGTCAAGGTGGGCGGGCTCAGGACCAAGAAGATCGGCATCCAGGTGCACTGCGATGGCATCAAGGTGGCCGCGCCCGCACCGGCACCGGCCAAGAAGGGAGTGAAGCTCACTACCGCAAAGGCGCCAGCGAAGTCGCCAGCCGTTGTGGAGGCCCCGGCGCCGTCCactgccgccgccgacgacgcgacCACCAGTCCCCCGGCGGCGACCACCGTCGCGCGCGTGTGCCAGGTCAGGATCCGAGTCAAGATCTGGAAATGGACCTTCTAG